In Nostoc sp. CENA543, a single genomic region encodes these proteins:
- a CDS encoding AarF/ABC1/UbiB kinase family protein, which yields MGQYQPGQLKRYSPDTIARYYRYRPWLVWGRLFKISWSFATFIFGLKWDEWQNRAEQNREKRATQLRELLTKLGPTFIKVGQALSTRPDLIRKDFLDELIKLQDKLPAFDNAIAHRIITTELGKPISEVFSELSPTPVAAASLGQVYKGRLHSGEEVAVKVQRPNLRPILTLDLHLMRWLAAWLAPWLPLNLGHDLTLIVDEFGTKLFEEIDYLNEGRNAEKFAHNFRNDPQVKVPTIYWRYTSSRVLTLEWINGFKLTDTAKIREAGLDPEAIIRIGVTSGLQQLLEYGFFHADPHPGNLFAMPDGRMAYIDFGMMDQLEETTKETLVDAVVHLVNQDYDDLATDFVKLGFLTPETNICPIVPALEAVLGNAIGKNVGDFNFKTITDEFSELMYEYPFRVPAKFALIIRSLVTQEGIALSLNRNFKIVEVGHPYVARRLLTGESPELRRRLLNVLFRDGKFQWQRLENLIAIARTDSNFDVLPTAQMGLQYLLSDEGKFLRRQLVLALTEDDRLHTEEVQRLWSLVKDDLQPDRLFNVAIGLLTNFSREGVAAILPKAANLAFLIDPKSANQN from the coding sequence GTGGGTCAGTATCAACCTGGTCAGCTAAAACGCTACAGTCCAGACACAATCGCTCGTTACTATCGCTACCGTCCTTGGTTAGTTTGGGGTCGTTTATTCAAAATCAGTTGGTCTTTTGCCACCTTTATTTTCGGTTTGAAATGGGATGAATGGCAAAATCGGGCTGAACAAAACCGAGAAAAACGTGCGACTCAGTTAAGAGAATTGCTCACGAAACTCGGCCCAACATTTATTAAAGTTGGTCAAGCTCTTTCCACCCGTCCTGATTTAATTCGCAAAGATTTCTTAGACGAACTGATCAAACTCCAAGATAAACTCCCAGCGTTTGATAATGCGATCGCGCATCGCATTATCACCACTGAATTAGGTAAGCCCATTTCTGAAGTATTCAGCGAACTTTCCCCCACTCCCGTAGCTGCGGCTAGTTTGGGTCAAGTCTACAAAGGGCGTTTACACAGTGGTGAAGAAGTCGCCGTCAAGGTACAGCGTCCAAACCTGCGTCCCATTCTCACCCTTGACCTACACTTAATGCGCTGGTTGGCTGCTTGGTTAGCTCCCTGGCTACCATTAAATCTGGGTCACGATCTCACATTGATTGTGGACGAGTTCGGTACTAAGTTATTTGAAGAAATCGATTATCTCAATGAAGGACGCAACGCGGAAAAATTTGCCCACAATTTCCGCAATGATCCACAAGTCAAAGTCCCCACTATTTATTGGCGATACACTAGCAGCCGAGTTTTAACCTTGGAGTGGATTAACGGCTTTAAATTGACGGATACAGCCAAAATTCGGGAAGCCGGCTTAGATCCAGAAGCTATTATCCGCATCGGGGTGACATCGGGACTACAACAGTTACTAGAATACGGATTCTTTCACGCTGACCCCCACCCAGGGAATTTGTTTGCTATGCCCGATGGTCGCATGGCTTACATTGACTTTGGCATGATGGATCAGCTAGAAGAAACCACCAAAGAAACCCTCGTAGATGCAGTAGTGCATCTAGTCAATCAAGACTACGACGATCTAGCGACAGATTTTGTCAAACTGGGTTTTTTGACTCCAGAGACTAATATTTGTCCCATTGTCCCAGCTTTGGAGGCGGTGTTGGGTAACGCTATTGGGAAAAACGTCGGGGACTTCAACTTTAAAACCATCACTGATGAGTTTTCGGAACTGATGTATGAATATCCGTTTCGCGTCCCGGCTAAATTTGCCTTGATTATCCGTTCTCTAGTGACACAGGAAGGAATCGCCCTCAGTCTGAATCGCAATTTCAAAATTGTGGAGGTGGGTCATCCTTATGTGGCGAGACGATTACTCACAGGAGAATCACCAGAACTCAGACGGCGATTACTGAATGTGTTGTTTAGAGATGGTAAATTCCAGTGGCAACGACTAGAAAACTTAATTGCGATCGCTCGTACCGATAGCAATTTTGATGTCTTACCGACAGCACAGATGGGTTTGCAGTATCTTTTATCTGACGAAGGTAAATTCCTCCGTCGTCAGTTAGTCTTAGCCTTGACAGAGGATGATCGTCTGCATACCGAAGAAGTGCAACGCCTGTGGTCATTAGTGAAAGATGACCTGCAACCCGACCGTCTTTTCAATGTGGCGATCGGGTTATTAACCAATTTCTCCAGAGAAGGGGTCGCAGCTATCCTACCGAAGGCTGCCAATTTAGCCTTCTTGATTGACCCCAAATCAGCAAATCAAAATTGA